A stretch of Cicer arietinum cultivar CDC Frontier isolate Library 1 chromosome 5, Cicar.CDCFrontier_v2.0, whole genome shotgun sequence DNA encodes these proteins:
- the LOC140920483 gene encoding uncharacterized protein, producing MSERVPRTLEDYFTPIIDFTNNIANPPVEENNFESKPDLISMVQTSTLFRGIPTRDTNIPLKRFIRMTYTVKYNGVSTDAIMLRLFPWSAKLRTDIANFVQFEQESLYEAWERFQDMIRSCTPSSDVGELFELDDESNLGNLWTKKFDEVNYVSQKDSDAKKSI from the exons ATGAGTGAAAGAGTACCAAGAACACTGGAGGATTATTTCACTCCAATAATAGATTTTACTAACAACATAGCTAACCCACCTGTGGAGGAAAACAATTTTGAGAGTAAGCCAGACTTGATATCTATGGTACAAACCTCTACTCTTTTCAGAGGAATACCAACTAGAGACACCAACATTCCTCTAAAGAGATTCATAAGGATGACATACACCGTAAAATATAACGGTGTTTCTACAGATGCCATAATGTTAAGGCTATTTCCATG GTCCGCTAAACTTCGAACTGACATTGCCAACTTTGTTCAATTTGAGCAAGAGTCCTTATATGAGGCATGGGAGAGATTCCAAGACATGATCAGAAGTT GCACTCCTTCTAGTGATGTTGGTGAACTTTTTGAACTTGATGATGAAAGTAATTTGGGCAATCTGTGGACTAAGAAGTTTGATGAAGTCAACTATGTCAGCCAAAAAGATAGTGATGCCAAAAAGAGTATATAA